CCCGGGCAGTTGGCGGAGTGGACGGGACTCGAACCCGCGACCCCCGGCGTGACAGGCCGGTATTCTAACCAACTGAACTACCACTCCGAAATAACCTGGTGGGTGCTGAGGGATTTGAACCCCCGACATTCGCCTTGTAAGGGCGACGCTCTCCCAGCTGAGCTAAGCACCCATTTACGAAGGCGCGCTAGTTTACGGCATCCTTCAGGGCTTTGCCAGCCTTGAAAGCGGGGACTTTTGAGGCAGCAATATTGATGGTTTCGCCGGTTTTCGGGTTGCGACCGCTGCGCGCTGCGCGTGCACGTACCAGGAAGGTTCCGAAGCCCACGAGTGAAACCTGATCACCCTTCTGCAAGGCACCGGCAATCGAACCGGTCACAGCATCCAGGGCCCGGGTAGCTGCTGCTTTGGAGATGTCAGCGGATTCGGCAATGGCGTCGATAAGATCGGTTTTGTTCATTAAGGTATTCCCCCTTTTTCCTCGTTAGGTTGTAACTGCCTTGATGGGACTTCCTGATGTGACCGGGCTGTCCTTGTTAGCAACCCCAAAACACCTGGCCACCGGTGGCGTAAGATGGGCTTTATACAGGCCCCTCGCACGCCCTGTCAAGGAAGTGCCCTTGTACTAGTGGGCGCGTGGACGCGACGTATTTTCATCGGTATTTTCTTGCTGAGATACGCTCTCTTCGTCACCCTCTTTGACGGCGACGTCCTCTTCACTCTGCGGACGTGGTACCTTCTGTAACGCCACTTCAAGCACCTCGTCTATCCACTGTACCGGGTATATTTCGAGATCTTTTTGAATATTCTTGGGAATATCGACAAGATCACGTTCGTTCTCCTTCGGAATCAATACTGTTTTTATTCCTCCGCGATGCGCTGCGAGGAGTTTTTCTTTCAATCCACCGATAGGCAATACCTCACCGCGCAAGGTGATCTCACCTGTCATCGCGACGTCAGACCTGACTGGAACGTCAGAGAGCGCGGAAACCAAAGCAGTACACATCGCAATACCGGCACTTGGACCATCCTTTGGTGTGGCGCCTTCTGGAACATGTATGTGCACGTCATTGTTCTGATAGAAATCCGGATCGATGCCCAGCACGGTCGCGCGGCTGCGCACGACAGTCATTGCGGCTTGGATCGATTCCTGCATGACCTCACCCAAGTGCCCGGTATGAATGAGCTTTCCCTTACCTGGAATAACCGATCCTTCGATGGTCAACAACTCGCCTCCCACTTCCGTCCAAGCCAAACCCGTCACTTGCCCGACCTGATCGTGTTCCTCAGCAAGCCCAAAGCGGAAGCGCTTCACGCCCAGATACTTATCCAGGTTCTTCGGCGTAATTTTTGTACGCTCTTCCCTGGGTTTCAACAATATTTCTTTCACCACCTTACGGCAGATCTTTGAAATTTCGCGCTCCAGGTTTCGCACCCCAGCCTCACGCGTGTAGAAGCGAACGATATCGCGCAGCGCCCCTTCGGCGATATGCAGTTCGTCCTCTTTCAAACCGTTATTCTTTACCTGTTTAGGAATGAGATAACGGGCAGCGATATTGATCTTCTCGTCTTCGGTGTAACCGGCCAGGCGAATTACTTCCATACGATCCAACAACGGCGAAGGTATGTTCAGAGTATTGGCGGTTGCCACGAACATCACCTCGGAGAGATCAAAATCCACTTCCAGATAATGGTCGGCAAACGTGTGATTCTGCTC
Above is a genomic segment from Pseudomonadota bacterium containing:
- a CDS encoding HU family DNA-binding protein, producing MNKTDLIDAIAESADISKAAATRALDAVTGSIAGALQKGDQVSLVGFGTFLVRARAARSGRNPKTGETINIAASKVPAFKAGKALKDAVN